In Microtus pennsylvanicus isolate mMicPen1 chromosome 12, mMicPen1.hap1, whole genome shotgun sequence, the following proteins share a genomic window:
- the Tnip2 gene encoding TNFAIP3-interacting protein 2 isoform X1: protein MSLELWADSLLHGAGASRQGKSTAMSSGDRTPPAAAALCSLYHEAGQQLQRLQDQLAARDALIASLRTRLAALSGDTAPSLVDALLDQVERFREQLRRREEGASETQLRQEVERLTEQLEEKEREMQQLMSQPQHEREKEVVLLRRSVAEKEQARAASDILCRSLADETHQLRRTLAATAHMCQHLAKCLDERQHAQGDMGEKSADELGHTSRNASGKSVIEKLQEENRLLKQKVTHVEDLNAKWQRYDASRDEYVKGLHAQLKRRQVPPEPELLKKEISRLNRQLEEKINDCAEAKQELATVKMARDTALERVQMLEQQILAYKDDFKSERADRERAHSRIQELEEKVLSLMSRASQRQQDSQEPGPCRIHTGNKTAKYLEMDALERVAAGGWRPGPGSQQLELPAEGGHVCTAHRGQGDLQCPHCLQCFSDEQGEAFFRHLWECCQ from the exons ATGAGCCTAGAACTGTGGGCAGACAGCCTCTTGCACGGAGCTGGTGCGTCAAGACAGG GAAAGTCCACCGCCATGTCATCTGGGGACCGTaccccgcccgcggccgccgcgCTTTGTAGCCTGTACCACGAGGCCGGCCAGCAGCTGCAGCGCCTGCAGGATCAGCTTGCCGCGCGCGACGCCCTGATCGCGAGCCTCCGCACTCGCCTAGCGGCTCTGTCAGGGGACACGGCGCCGTCGCTCGTGGACGCGCTTCTGGATCAGGTGGAGCGCTTCCGTGAGCAGCTGCGGCGGCGGGAGGAAGGAGCCTCTGAGACCCAGCTGCGCCAG GAAGTTGAGAGACTTACTGAGCAactagaagaaaaagagagggagatgcagCAGTTGATGAGCCAGCCTCAGCATGAGCGAGAGAAGGAAGTCGTCCTGCTTCGGAGAAGTGTGGCAGAGAAGGAACAAGCCAGGGCCGCCAGCGATATCCTGTGCCGCTCCTTGGCTGATGAGACCCACCAACTGCGCAGGACGTTGGCTGCCACTGCCCACATGTGCCAGCATCTGGCCAAATGTTTGGATGAACGACAGCACGCGCAGGGAGACATGGGGGAGAAAAGCGCTGACGAG CTAGGGCATACAAGCAGGAATGCTTCTGGCAAGAGCGTTATTGAGAAGTTACAGGAAGAAAATCGACTGTTAAAGCAGAAGGTGACTCAT GTCGAAGACCTCAATGCCAAGTGGCAGCGTTATGACGCCAGTAGGGACGAGTATGTGAAAGGGTTACACGCACAGCTAAAGAGGCGGCAGGTCCCTCCCGAGCCTGAGCTGTTGAAGAAGGAGATTTCCAGGCTTAACAGACAGCTGGAGGAGAAAATAAATGACTGTGCAGAAGCAAAACAGGAGCTGGCAACTGTGAAGATGGCCCGGGACACGGCGCTGGAGCGAGTGCAGATGCTAGAGCAGCAG ATTCTTGCTTACAAGGATGACTTCAAATCAGAAAGGGCAGATCGGGAACGAGCTCATAGTAGGATTCAAGAACTGGAAGAAAAGGTCTTGTCTTTGATGTCGCGAGCATCCCAGAGACAG CAGGACTCCCAGGAGCCAGGACCCTGTCGGATTCATACGGGGAACAAAACTGCCAAGTACTTAGAGATGGATGCACTGGAGCGTGTGGCAGCTGGTGGCTGGAGGCCTGGGCCTGGGTCCCAACAGCTGGAACTGCCTGCAGAGGGTGGGCATGTCTGCACAGCCCACAGAGGTCAGGGCGACCTTCAGTGTCCTCACTGCCTGCAGTGCTTCAGTGATGAGCAAGGCGAGGCGTTCTTCAGGCACCTGTGGGAGTGCTGCCAATGA
- the Tnip2 gene encoding TNFAIP3-interacting protein 2 isoform X2, with protein sequence MSLELWADSLLHGAGASRQGKSTAMSSGDRTPPAAAALCSLYHEAGQQLQRLQDQLAARDALIASLRTRLAALSGDTAPSLVDALLDQVERFREQLRRREEGASETQLRQEVERLTEQLEEKEREMQQLMSQPQHEREKEVVLLRRSVAEKEQARAASDILCRSLADETHQLRRTLAATAHMCQHLAKCLDERQHAQGDMGEKSADELGHTSRNASGKSVIEKLQEENRLLKQKVTHVEDLNAKWQRYDASRDEYVKGLHAQLKRRQVPPEPELLKKEISRLNRQLEEKINDCAEAKQELATVKMARDTALERVQMLEQQILAYKDDFKSERADRERAHSRIQELEEKVLSLMSRASQRQDSQEPGPCRIHTGNKTAKYLEMDALERVAAGGWRPGPGSQQLELPAEGGHVCTAHRGQGDLQCPHCLQCFSDEQGEAFFRHLWECCQ encoded by the exons ATGAGCCTAGAACTGTGGGCAGACAGCCTCTTGCACGGAGCTGGTGCGTCAAGACAGG GAAAGTCCACCGCCATGTCATCTGGGGACCGTaccccgcccgcggccgccgcgCTTTGTAGCCTGTACCACGAGGCCGGCCAGCAGCTGCAGCGCCTGCAGGATCAGCTTGCCGCGCGCGACGCCCTGATCGCGAGCCTCCGCACTCGCCTAGCGGCTCTGTCAGGGGACACGGCGCCGTCGCTCGTGGACGCGCTTCTGGATCAGGTGGAGCGCTTCCGTGAGCAGCTGCGGCGGCGGGAGGAAGGAGCCTCTGAGACCCAGCTGCGCCAG GAAGTTGAGAGACTTACTGAGCAactagaagaaaaagagagggagatgcagCAGTTGATGAGCCAGCCTCAGCATGAGCGAGAGAAGGAAGTCGTCCTGCTTCGGAGAAGTGTGGCAGAGAAGGAACAAGCCAGGGCCGCCAGCGATATCCTGTGCCGCTCCTTGGCTGATGAGACCCACCAACTGCGCAGGACGTTGGCTGCCACTGCCCACATGTGCCAGCATCTGGCCAAATGTTTGGATGAACGACAGCACGCGCAGGGAGACATGGGGGAGAAAAGCGCTGACGAG CTAGGGCATACAAGCAGGAATGCTTCTGGCAAGAGCGTTATTGAGAAGTTACAGGAAGAAAATCGACTGTTAAAGCAGAAGGTGACTCAT GTCGAAGACCTCAATGCCAAGTGGCAGCGTTATGACGCCAGTAGGGACGAGTATGTGAAAGGGTTACACGCACAGCTAAAGAGGCGGCAGGTCCCTCCCGAGCCTGAGCTGTTGAAGAAGGAGATTTCCAGGCTTAACAGACAGCTGGAGGAGAAAATAAATGACTGTGCAGAAGCAAAACAGGAGCTGGCAACTGTGAAGATGGCCCGGGACACGGCGCTGGAGCGAGTGCAGATGCTAGAGCAGCAG ATTCTTGCTTACAAGGATGACTTCAAATCAGAAAGGGCAGATCGGGAACGAGCTCATAGTAGGATTCAAGAACTGGAAGAAAAGGTCTTGTCTTTGATGTCGCGAGCATCCCAGAGACAG GACTCCCAGGAGCCAGGACCCTGTCGGATTCATACGGGGAACAAAACTGCCAAGTACTTAGAGATGGATGCACTGGAGCGTGTGGCAGCTGGTGGCTGGAGGCCTGGGCCTGGGTCCCAACAGCTGGAACTGCCTGCAGAGGGTGGGCATGTCTGCACAGCCCACAGAGGTCAGGGCGACCTTCAGTGTCCTCACTGCCTGCAGTGCTTCAGTGATGAGCAAGGCGAGGCGTTCTTCAGGCACCTGTGGGAGTGCTGCCAATGA
- the Tnip2 gene encoding TNFAIP3-interacting protein 2 isoform X3, giving the protein MSLELWADSLLHGAGKSTAMSSGDRTPPAAAALCSLYHEAGQQLQRLQDQLAARDALIASLRTRLAALSGDTAPSLVDALLDQVERFREQLRRREEGASETQLRQEVERLTEQLEEKEREMQQLMSQPQHEREKEVVLLRRSVAEKEQARAASDILCRSLADETHQLRRTLAATAHMCQHLAKCLDERQHAQGDMGEKSADELGHTSRNASGKSVIEKLQEENRLLKQKVTHVEDLNAKWQRYDASRDEYVKGLHAQLKRRQVPPEPELLKKEISRLNRQLEEKINDCAEAKQELATVKMARDTALERVQMLEQQILAYKDDFKSERADRERAHSRIQELEEKVLSLMSRASQRQQDSQEPGPCRIHTGNKTAKYLEMDALERVAAGGWRPGPGSQQLELPAEGGHVCTAHRGQGDLQCPHCLQCFSDEQGEAFFRHLWECCQ; this is encoded by the exons ATGAGCCTAGAACTGTGGGCAGACAGCCTCTTGCACGGAGCTG GAAAGTCCACCGCCATGTCATCTGGGGACCGTaccccgcccgcggccgccgcgCTTTGTAGCCTGTACCACGAGGCCGGCCAGCAGCTGCAGCGCCTGCAGGATCAGCTTGCCGCGCGCGACGCCCTGATCGCGAGCCTCCGCACTCGCCTAGCGGCTCTGTCAGGGGACACGGCGCCGTCGCTCGTGGACGCGCTTCTGGATCAGGTGGAGCGCTTCCGTGAGCAGCTGCGGCGGCGGGAGGAAGGAGCCTCTGAGACCCAGCTGCGCCAG GAAGTTGAGAGACTTACTGAGCAactagaagaaaaagagagggagatgcagCAGTTGATGAGCCAGCCTCAGCATGAGCGAGAGAAGGAAGTCGTCCTGCTTCGGAGAAGTGTGGCAGAGAAGGAACAAGCCAGGGCCGCCAGCGATATCCTGTGCCGCTCCTTGGCTGATGAGACCCACCAACTGCGCAGGACGTTGGCTGCCACTGCCCACATGTGCCAGCATCTGGCCAAATGTTTGGATGAACGACAGCACGCGCAGGGAGACATGGGGGAGAAAAGCGCTGACGAG CTAGGGCATACAAGCAGGAATGCTTCTGGCAAGAGCGTTATTGAGAAGTTACAGGAAGAAAATCGACTGTTAAAGCAGAAGGTGACTCAT GTCGAAGACCTCAATGCCAAGTGGCAGCGTTATGACGCCAGTAGGGACGAGTATGTGAAAGGGTTACACGCACAGCTAAAGAGGCGGCAGGTCCCTCCCGAGCCTGAGCTGTTGAAGAAGGAGATTTCCAGGCTTAACAGACAGCTGGAGGAGAAAATAAATGACTGTGCAGAAGCAAAACAGGAGCTGGCAACTGTGAAGATGGCCCGGGACACGGCGCTGGAGCGAGTGCAGATGCTAGAGCAGCAG ATTCTTGCTTACAAGGATGACTTCAAATCAGAAAGGGCAGATCGGGAACGAGCTCATAGTAGGATTCAAGAACTGGAAGAAAAGGTCTTGTCTTTGATGTCGCGAGCATCCCAGAGACAG CAGGACTCCCAGGAGCCAGGACCCTGTCGGATTCATACGGGGAACAAAACTGCCAAGTACTTAGAGATGGATGCACTGGAGCGTGTGGCAGCTGGTGGCTGGAGGCCTGGGCCTGGGTCCCAACAGCTGGAACTGCCTGCAGAGGGTGGGCATGTCTGCACAGCCCACAGAGGTCAGGGCGACCTTCAGTGTCCTCACTGCCTGCAGTGCTTCAGTGATGAGCAAGGCGAGGCGTTCTTCAGGCACCTGTGGGAGTGCTGCCAATGA